The Longimicrobiaceae bacterium genome has a window encoding:
- the ftsY gene encoding signal recognition particle-docking protein FtsY, translating into MARLFRKQEEGRKSLWDKIVDFALTDVSVLVQGMDEGSLERLEEVLIGADFGVPATLRMVGAVETLAERGMVRTQRDFRRAVQEEIVDILSKGRSDTALRFNFEGGPTVFLVVGVNGVGKTTSIGKLAHRLTRSGRKVLIAAGDTFRAGAIEQLRRWSERVGCDFVGSEPGRDPAAVAFDALEAAEQRGADVVIIDTAGRLHTQYGLMKELEKVHRVVAKKLPGAPQETLIVLDSTVGQNAMAQVRAFQEEVPLTGIVLTKMDSTAKGGIVVALKEEFDLPVKFIGVGEGIDDLEPFEAGVFAEEVLTA; encoded by the coding sequence ATGGCTCGTCTTTTCAGAAAACAGGAGGAGGGGCGGAAATCCCTCTGGGACAAGATCGTAGACTTCGCCCTCACGGACGTCTCCGTGCTGGTGCAGGGGATGGACGAGGGGTCGCTGGAGCGGCTCGAGGAAGTGCTCATCGGCGCGGACTTCGGCGTCCCCGCTACGCTCAGGATGGTCGGCGCGGTGGAGACGCTCGCTGAGCGCGGCATGGTGCGGACGCAGCGTGACTTCCGGCGGGCGGTCCAGGAGGAGATCGTCGACATCCTCTCGAAGGGGAGGTCGGACACGGCGCTCCGCTTCAACTTCGAGGGCGGACCCACGGTCTTCCTGGTCGTCGGGGTGAACGGGGTGGGGAAGACCACCAGCATCGGCAAGCTGGCGCACCGGCTCACCCGGTCCGGCCGGAAGGTCCTGATCGCCGCGGGCGACACCTTCCGGGCGGGCGCCATCGAGCAGCTCCGCCGCTGGTCGGAGCGCGTGGGGTGCGACTTCGTCGGGAGCGAGCCCGGGCGCGACCCGGCCGCCGTGGCCTTCGACGCGCTGGAGGCCGCGGAGCAGCGCGGGGCCGACGTGGTCATCATCGACACCGCGGGGCGGCTGCATACGCAGTACGGGCTTATGAAGGAGCTGGAGAAGGTGCACCGCGTGGTCGCGAAGAAGCTCCCCGGCGCGCCGCAGGAGACGCTGATCGTCCTCGACTCCACGGTGGGGCAGAACGCCATGGCCCAGGTGCGCGCCTTCCAGGAGGAGGTTCCGCTCACCGGGATCGTCCTCACCAAGATGGACAGCACGGCCAAGGGAGGGATCGTCGTCGCCCTCAAGGAGGAGTTCGACCTCCCGGTGAAGTTCATCGGCGTCGGCGAGGGGATCGACGACCTGGAGCCCTTCGAGGCCGGCGTGTTCGCGGAGGAAGTGCTGACCGCGTAG
- a CDS encoding nucleotidyltransferase family protein, which produces MSIEQLVLEKREEIRRIAERHGAYNVRVFGSVARGEAGPESDVDLLISVGEKVSSWFPGGLILDLEYLLGRRVDVVTESALRPELRPYVLRDARPL; this is translated from the coding sequence ATGAGCATCGAGCAGCTCGTTCTGGAGAAGCGGGAGGAGATCCGCCGCATCGCCGAGCGGCACGGCGCGTACAACGTGCGCGTGTTCGGCTCCGTCGCGCGCGGGGAGGCCGGCCCGGAGAGCGATGTGGACCTTCTCATCAGCGTGGGTGAGAAGGTCAGCTCCTGGTTCCCTGGAGGCCTGATCCTCGACCTGGAGTACCTGCTCGGGCGCCGTGTGGACGTCGTTACGGAGTCGGCGCTCCGGCCGGAGCTTCGGCCGTACGTGCTGCGGGACGCGAGGCCGCTTTGA
- the hisA gene encoding 1-(5-phosphoribosyl)-5-[(5-phosphoribosylamino)methylideneamino]imidazole-4-carboxamide isomerase, with amino-acid sequence MTDPRPRRVDLFPAIDLRRGRCVRLEKGDAQRETAYGDDPRAVAEGFAGAGARWVHVVDLDAAFGDGSNRTLIRDLAASSGLRVQTGGGLRSEADLEEVFAAGVARAVIGTAAVENPELVRRAVDRFGAERIAVGLDARGRRPATRGWTEESGADLFDLGRSLADLGARTIIYTDIERDGMMLGPNLRTSSELAAHSGAEVIVSGGIRGVDDVAAVAQEARGGAGLAGVIVGKAIYEGRLDVAEALRRIVAD; translated from the coding sequence GTGACTGATCCGCGGCCCCGGCGGGTGGACCTCTTCCCGGCCATCGACCTGCGGCGCGGGCGGTGCGTCCGGCTCGAGAAGGGCGACGCGCAGCGGGAGACGGCCTACGGCGACGACCCCCGGGCGGTCGCGGAGGGGTTCGCGGGGGCGGGGGCGCGCTGGGTGCACGTGGTGGACCTGGACGCGGCCTTCGGCGACGGCTCCAACCGCACACTGATCCGGGACCTGGCCGCGTCCTCCGGGCTCCGCGTGCAGACGGGGGGTGGCCTGCGCTCCGAGGCGGACCTGGAGGAGGTGTTCGCGGCCGGCGTGGCGCGGGCGGTGATCGGCACCGCGGCGGTGGAGAACCCGGAGCTGGTGCGCCGCGCCGTGGATCGCTTCGGCGCGGAGCGGATCGCGGTGGGGCTGGACGCCCGCGGCCGCCGTCCGGCCACCCGCGGATGGACCGAGGAGAGCGGGGCCGACCTCTTCGACCTGGGCCGGTCGCTGGCGGACCTCGGCGCCCGGACCATCATCTACACCGACATCGAGCGGGACGGGATGATGCTGGGGCCCAACCTGCGGACCTCCTCCGAGCTGGCGGCGCACAGCGGGGCGGAGGTGATCGTCTCCGGCGGGATCCGCGGGGTGGACGACGTGGCGGCGGTGGCCCAGGAGGCGCGCGGCGGCGCGGGACTGGCGGGGGTGATCGTCGGGAAGGCGATCTACGAGGGACGGCTGGACGTGGCGGAGGCGCTGCGGAGGATCGTGGCGGATTGA
- a CDS encoding peptidoglycan DD-metalloendopeptidase family protein, whose translation MSNPYRFLALGLFAAVGVATAGSLVHAPAEETPPPPPPLLLPVAYANPAEVAFQDTLQRGETLSELLQRSRLAAEEAAALLAELQGVQDPRALRAGAVISYRKSFTRGEVRGMEFNLDADRTLTVRRSGDAWDAAVEEVPVRTDTAALAGEVRSSLYQALMDAEGADVPREERERIVDVVADKIFAWQIDFSRDLRPGDSYRILYERQVRPDGTARSWRVIGALFDLSGREHSAFWYRLPDGTEDYYARDGGSLRRAFLRAPLEFRRISSAFSTARFHPILKKARPHNGIDYAAAAGTPIRAVGDGVVAKAGWGGGYGNVVEIRHSRGYTSRYAHMRGFASGIRPGVRVRQGDLIGYVGSTGLSTGPHLHYEFHENGRPINPSSIKYLTGDPVPAGARARYRTAVSAQLAKMEQAASPVRYAEGDRSASAAKTGD comes from the coding sequence ATGTCGAACCCGTATCGTTTCCTCGCGCTCGGCCTCTTCGCCGCGGTCGGCGTCGCGACTGCCGGGAGCCTGGTCCATGCTCCCGCGGAAGAAACGCCACCCCCTCCTCCGCCACTGCTCCTCCCCGTCGCGTACGCGAACCCGGCGGAGGTCGCCTTCCAGGACACGCTCCAGCGGGGCGAGACGCTGTCGGAGCTGCTGCAGCGCTCCCGGCTGGCCGCTGAAGAGGCCGCGGCGCTCCTGGCGGAGCTGCAGGGGGTGCAGGACCCGCGGGCGCTCCGGGCGGGAGCGGTCATCTCGTACCGGAAGTCCTTCACGCGGGGCGAGGTGCGTGGGATGGAGTTCAACCTGGACGCGGACCGGACGCTCACCGTCCGGCGCAGCGGCGACGCCTGGGACGCGGCGGTGGAGGAGGTCCCGGTGCGCACGGACACGGCGGCGCTCGCGGGGGAGGTGCGCTCGTCGCTGTACCAGGCGCTCATGGACGCGGAGGGCGCCGACGTGCCGCGCGAGGAGCGCGAGCGGATCGTCGACGTGGTGGCGGACAAGATCTTCGCCTGGCAGATCGACTTTTCGCGGGACCTCCGCCCGGGGGACAGCTACCGCATCCTGTACGAGCGCCAGGTCCGTCCCGACGGGACCGCGCGCTCCTGGCGGGTCATCGGCGCCCTCTTCGACCTGAGCGGCCGGGAGCACTCGGCGTTCTGGTACCGGCTCCCCGACGGCACGGAGGACTACTACGCCCGCGACGGGGGGTCGCTCCGGCGCGCCTTCCTCCGCGCTCCGCTGGAGTTCCGCCGCATCTCCTCGGCCTTCTCCACGGCCCGCTTCCACCCCATCCTGAAGAAGGCGCGCCCCCACAACGGGATCGACTACGCGGCCGCGGCCGGGACCCCCATCCGCGCGGTCGGCGACGGCGTGGTCGCGAAGGCGGGGTGGGGCGGCGGCTACGGCAACGTGGTGGAGATCCGCCACAGCCGCGGGTACACCAGCCGCTACGCGCACATGCGCGGCTTCGCGAGCGGCATCCGCCCCGGCGTCCGCGTCCGCCAGGGGGACCTGATCGGCTACGTGGGCTCCACGGGCCTCTCCACCGGGCCGCACCTGCACTACGAGTTCCACGAGAACGGGCGCCCCATCAACCCCTCGTCCATCAAGTACCTCACCGGCGACCCCGTGCCGGCGGGCGCGCGCGCCCGCTACCGCACCGCGGTGAGCGCGCAGCTCGCGAAGATGGAGCAGGCCGCGTCTCCCGTCCGCTACGCGGAGGGGGACCGCTCCGCGTCCGCGGCGAAGACAGGTGACTGA
- a CDS encoding HepT-like ribonuclease domain-containing protein, giving the protein MWTSLRSRRSGRSFGRTCCGTRGRFEGGVSGFRNMLVHDYLGIDLDRVWAIIEQDMPALKHAAESLASELP; this is encoded by the coding sequence GTGTGGACGTCGTTACGGAGTCGGCGCTCCGGCCGGAGCTTCGGCCGTACGTGCTGCGGGACGCGAGGCCGCTTTGAAGGAGGAGTCTCCGGTTTTCGGAACATGCTGGTACACGATTATCTCGGGATCGATCTGGACCGCGTCTGGGCGATCATCGAGCAGGATATGCCCGCGTTGAAGCACGCTGCCGAATCACTCGCCTCAGAGCTGCCGTAG